In the Sphingobacterium sp. PCS056 genome, AAAGCTATTGCCGCCAGAAAATATTTATTTCGAATAAGTCCTAAAAATCTATCCATAGTGCAAAAGTAATATTAAAGATCTATACATGCTAAATCTCAATTAAATATAGAAACATTTATTTGGAAAATCATTATGCATCAACCAAGTAGTATTTATTTATGGAAAAAGCCGGTAACTATCATCTCATATTAACAGCGAGGCATTGTTATTTTTATATTTAAAAATTCCATTATTTATGAGAAAAAATTCAATGGAATGAAGCATGCATAAATAAAACATGAAAAATACATAGTGAATACCCCAAAAAAAATAATGATCTATAAAAACGAGATAACTGATAAATTTGGTTAAATCCGCATTTAAATTGCGGATTTAACCAAATTTATCTAAGTTTAACCCTATTATTGAATAGAATCGAGCAAATGAAATATTATCTAATAGCAGGCGAAACTTCAGGAGATTTACATGGTGCAAACCTAATCAATGCATTAAAAATTGAAGACCCCGAAGCTACTTTTAGTATCGTTGGTGGTACGCAAATGGAGGAATCTGCCAATCAAAAAGCCCTGATTCACACTTCTGAAATGGCATTTATGGGATTTGTAGAAGTTTTAAAAAATTTAGGCACCATTTCAAAAAATCTAAAAAAGGTTAAGGAAGATATCATCAAACAAAATCCAGACTGCGTTATTTTAATCGATTTTCCTGGATTCAATCTAAAAATTGCAGATTTTGCGAAGAAAAAAGGTATTAAAACCTGTTATTATATCTCCCCTAAAGTATGGGCATGGAATCAAAAGCGAGTCGTTAAAATCAAACGAGTCGTAGATCACATGTTCTGTATTCTTCCCTTTGAAGTAGATTTCTATAAAAAATGGAAAATGCCCGTTGATTATGTCGGAAATCCACTTTTAGATGCGATTTCTTCCTATCAATTCAACCCTAATTTCATTGCCGAGCATCAACTTTCAGAAAGGCCTATTATCGCGCTACTTCCGGGAAGTCGTAAGATGGAAATTGCTAAATTGTTACCCGTCATGGCCAATTTAACGTACCTCTTCCCTATGCATCAATTTGTCATCGCTGGTGCTCCTAATTTTGATAAATCTTATTATCAACAGTACCTTGGGGACCAACAGATTCCAATTGTATTTAATGCCACCTATGATCTACTGAAACATGCCGAAGCAGCGGTCGTGACAAGTGGAACAGCCACCTTAGAAACAGGAATTCTTAAAGTCCCTCAGGTGGTGGTTTACAAGGCTAATGCGCTGTCCATCTGGATTGCAAAACTTGTGATCAAAGTAAAGTTTATCTCCTTGGTCAATTTGATCAACGACTATCTATCTGTCCGCGAGCTTATCCAAGATGATTGTACCACCTATGATATTGCACAGGAATTAGATCAATTGATCAATAAGCCTGAATATCGGGCTAGCGTACTGGAAAATTATGAAATATTGGCGCAAAAATTAGGTCAACCAGGTGCCTCAAACAAAACAGCTAAATTAATTGTTCAGTATATGAAGTAGCGAATTAAACTTTCAAAAACGCTATTCGTCAAATAGATGTTATTTAACAAAAATTACAAATAGCTATGAAAAAAATAATAACAATACTAACATGTGCCTTTCTGGCATTTCAGTCATATGCACAAAGTAATGTAGAGCACATCAGCAAATTGGAAATTGGGAAAAAGGCTAAAAAAGTCTACAATACCAAATCATCTGATTCAACAATCAATTTACATATTGATACCTTAATCATGGGAGATAAAG is a window encoding:
- the lpxB gene encoding lipid-A-disaccharide synthase, coding for MKYYLIAGETSGDLHGANLINALKIEDPEATFSIVGGTQMEESANQKALIHTSEMAFMGFVEVLKNLGTISKNLKKVKEDIIKQNPDCVILIDFPGFNLKIADFAKKKGIKTCYYISPKVWAWNQKRVVKIKRVVDHMFCILPFEVDFYKKWKMPVDYVGNPLLDAISSYQFNPNFIAEHQLSERPIIALLPGSRKMEIAKLLPVMANLTYLFPMHQFVIAGAPNFDKSYYQQYLGDQQIPIVFNATYDLLKHAEAAVVTSGTATLETGILKVPQVVVYKANALSIWIAKLVIKVKFISLVNLINDYLSVRELIQDDCTTYDIAQELDQLINKPEYRASVLENYEILAQKLGQPGASNKTAKLIVQYMK